The genomic segment cgcctgtaatcccagcactttgggaggccgagatgggcggatcatttgaggtcaggagtttgaaaccagcctggccagcatggtgaaaccccatctctactaaaaatacaaaaaaactagccagggtggtggcgcatgcctgtggtcccagctacttgggaggctaaggtagaagaattgcttgaacctggaagacagaggttgcagtgagccaagatcacgccattgcactccagcctgggtgacacagtgagattctgtccaaaaaaaaagcatttctcacagttctggaagctggaagtccaagatgaaagtGTGGGCAGATTAGTTTCTGCTGGGAACACTGCATCCTCATGTGGCGGAGGGGATGAAAGGTCAAGAGGCCTCAGCCAGTTCCCCGCTGCCTTTTTATGAGGCATGAAGTCATTTGCAAGGGTAGGGGGCCCACCTCTTAGTACCACCGCAATGGCAATTACAACGTCATGTGAATTCTGGCGGGACACGGTCACACCACAGCACCAGCACCCGGTGAATGTGGTTCTCTCCCGTGTCAGAATTTTGTGAATTCCACACAAGGTTGCATCTGTTTTATTCTCTGATTGATTCTAAGCCCCGTGTCCCTGGCATGGGATGGCTGCTTGGCAGTGGGGAGTGGATGAGCCAGTGGTACCCAGGGCTGCCAGGCAGGGCCCTGCAGGGAACAGACCCAAGGGCTGACATGGGGATGTCTGCTGAAGGGCGTATTTACCACGAtaagggcagggctgggagacTGGGCAGCCAGTTTCACCCTCGCACAGGGTACCTGGCAAGACCAGCGGCTGGAGGTGACGTCCTCAGTAAAGAATGGTGGCCACTGGAAACTGTGTGGCTGGAAGGGGAAACGCTTGGGCCTCTGGTGGGGACCAGCCTGGGGTGGGGTCGGCCAGGGTCAGCTGCCTTTCCTCCATGCTGGGACGGAGATGTTGTGTGCGTGTGACAAAGCATTTGATAGCACGCCAAAAGTTTCCTCCATTATGTGTGTGTGAAGTGTTTGACCAGGTCAGAAGTCTTGTTCCATGCGCGTGTGCTCACACAGAAGCAGAGGGGCCCCGTCGCTCTGCCCTCACGCCACTGAACCGCAGGGGTCTCCCACTCGTCAGGCTTGCGGCTCAGCCGCTAAGTGTGTCAGGTGTGCCTCCTGGGCTCTCCTTCGTGCTCTGATCCTATGGTGGCACAGGCGGTGGGGTTAGACAGGTACCGGTCAGATTATGGTGGCACAGGCGATGTGGGGTTAGGCAGGTACTGGTCAGATTACGGTGGCATGGGCGGTGTGGGGTTAGACAGGTACCGGTCAGATTATGGTGGCACAGCTGGTGTGGGGTTAAACAGGTACCGGTCAGATTATGGTGGCGTGGGCGGTGGGGTTGGACAGGTACCGGTCAGATTACATACAGTGGCACAGGCGGTGGGGTTAGACAGGTACTGGTCAGATTACGGTGGCACAGGCGGTGTGGGGTTGGACAGGTACCGGTCAGATTATGGTGGCACAGGCGGTGTGGGGTTGGACAGGTACCGGTCAGATTACGGTGGCATGGGCGGTGTGGGGTTGGACAGGTACCAGTCAGATTATGGTGGCACAGGCGGTGTGGGGTTAGACAGGTACCGGTCAGATGCACAGGCTCCCCACACCCCTGCTGTGGCTTTGGCAGTAAGGACAGGATGCACCCACGCCACAAGAGGAGCACAGGCAGGGGTGTTGGTGTTGGGGCAGCCCACAGGGTCTCCAGACCCCGGCCCCCCTCACACAGCAGCCCAGGAAGGAAGGGCAGAGTCCCAGGTGTCACCCAGGATCTCCCAGGAGCTTCCCCTTTCTGTAAGTCACGGGACAGGAATGACAGGTCGGGGGACTGCAGGAAGCTGCCACCTCTGGGGTCAGAACATGCCCAGGCTGCAGGGGCTCCACTGCGGGGTCTTCGAGAGCCAGACAGCCTGCCCTGTGCTGCACACCTGGCTTTGCTCTGTGCAGAACCCAGCACACGTGATTTTGTGTGACATGCCAACAGCCTGGCTCCCCGGACAGGAGGCCTGCCCTGGGGGAGTGGCTGCAGGAGGAGGGTGGGGCGGGCACCCCTGAGTCTATCCAGCCTTGTCACAGATGCGTCGCCAGCCCTGCAGTCCTGATTTCAGCTCACCTCAGAGTAAATCAGAATAAACCGCACCTGGACTTTCACGAATGCATGTCGACGCTTTCAGTTCACCCCTTCCTTTGCTaactttcttcctattttcttctaATGCAAGAGCTTATTAAttcaatatttatcattttgaataacttttttcctttttagtaacAAAAATGTACTCCACTATtagtaaaatgtatttactattttagtaacaaaaatatacttgcctaaacatgtttaaaatacagTGATGTGAACAATTCAgatgtctctcttttctttcttctggtgaCTCAACCCCAAATGTCTGGAATTGACTCCGAGGTATCCAGGGCCCGGAGCCAGCCGtccaagaggaaaaagaaaccacACCCTTCCTTCTGGGAGCCTGGCCAGGAACCCCAGAGCACAGGCGCCTGGCCTCAGTAACGCTTCATTTCCACATCTGCAGGCCCACGGTGTGAATTCACTTCTTTTCTCTTGTCACTGCGTGTATTTTGCTTTTACTGTTGCGCTGTTTCACACTTGGCAGCctcagctgcactccagcccgccTGAAGCTGTGCATAGCCCATTCCTGCAGGGTTTGATACCTGCAACCTCAAACCCTTCGAAAGATTCCAAAAATTGAACCAAAGTTAAAATCCTCCATTATTACAGAAAGTTATTAAATGTCAAGTCTCAATCTGAAAAGTTTCTGCCTAAACTTtacagaaaaaacttttttttttttttttttttaaattcaagacagggtctctgttggccaggcgtggagtgcagtggcgtggagtgcagtggcgtgatcacggctcaccgcaacctcagacTCTTGGGCataagcgatcctcttgcctcagcctccaaagtagctaggatcacaggtgcatgtcactatgcctagctaatttttaaatttgttgtgtAGAAATGCCGGTCTTGCTCTCtggctcagactggtctcaaactcctcggctcaggcagtcctcccatactggcctcccaaagtgctggggttacaggcatgagccaccgtgcccggcctacataGAAAACTTTTATAGTCCTTGTAGCTTTCGcattttctgtgttgtttttcaaaaataatatgtgAAATGCAAAATCCCAATTGGAACACAGTGCATTTTAGCCGCAGTTTCATTGGTTACAAGGAATTTCCAAGCATATCTGGTCAACCCCAGAGATTTTGTTTCCACCCAAAACAACCACAGAGCACAGAACGTTGGAGACGTAGAGTGGTTTTGTGCAACAGCCAAAGCTTAGAAAGGTCGAGGCCACCATGCGATATTCCCATTGTGTGTTTTCTGTAATTTCAGATTATCTCACATAGAAAGCATGCagcccttaaaaaaaataaagctcaggAAAAATCTCATTTGCTAAATGtggctttttacattttaatttggaGCTAGTTGCAGGACTGGAACTGCGTCCTGCCAGCGTGGGTCCCTGGTCAGCCAGTCCTCTGCCAGCTGGTGTCTGTCTTCTGGCCCTTGGTGTGCACGCAGCACTGTTCTGGCCACTGAGAAGGGAGGGCTTGTGGCTGAGTGAGTTTCCTTTGCAAGTGAATGCAAGGCTGGGTCGAGGACACCTTCCCACCCCTTCCTGCCTCGTTTTTGCTTGAAATGTAGTCCTGATGCCTACAGGGGCACCTGCTGTTGGCACCATGAGGGGCAGGCATGAGGATCCACATCCACACTCAGGCACGGGCAGCAATGGGTGGCACAGCCCTGGGCCGCCAGCCTGGGATCCCGTCACGCAAGAAAAACACCAGCCTGTTGGCAGCAGTGCAGGAAGCACCCCACCTGCCGTGTTGACCTTTACCCTTTCTCACAGGTTCCTAAACACACAGGATGAAAAGTGTTAACCTGCTAAGCATGTTAACCATGGGAATGATGAGAAAACCCTCCCTAGGAGACACTAACAGTTTGCAACtgtggacttttaaaaatcatcttggCTGGGAGGGGAGACAGTTGGGGGGCCTGGACTCGTCACCTGTGTCTCAGATGCTGCAGCTTCAAAAGGAGGCCTCCTTGTTTAAAGGAAGTTActctgttcccttttttttttttttttttttttttggcttattttgaattaatttcaaacttacagaaatttgaagggaaaaaaaacaaaccttccaTATACTCTTTAAgcatatttatccatttttaactttttgccgCATGTCATAGcagtctctctccctttccctctgtctctctctccctttcccgctgtctctctctccttgcctctttctctctctttctttctttcccctaccTTACTTTGTATCCCTTACTCCTTAATACTTTAGtgtttattggctgggcacggtggctcacatctgtcatccctgcactttgggaggccgaggcgggtggatcacctgaggccaggagttcgagaccagcctggccaacattgtgaaatctcgtctctactaaaaatacaaaaagttagccgggtgcacgcttgtaatcccagctactagggaagctgaggcaggagaattgcttgaacccggcaggtggaggttgcagtgagccgagatggcaccaccgtactccagcctgggtgacagagtgagactatgtctaaaaaaaaacaaaaacaaacaaacaaaaaaaaagttagtgttTATTTCCTAAGAATAAGGATATTATCTTATGTAACCACACAAGCTATCAATTCAAGAACTGTAACGTGGAGCCAGTACTTTTTATCTCATCTACAGTTTTCATTCTAACTTTGACAGTTTCTttcctatcctttttttttttcttggtccaGGACGGAGTACCAGATCACATCCTCTATTTAGTAATCACATCTCTTTATTCTTTAATCTGTTGCAGTTCTTCAGCCTGTCTTTGTCTTTAACGGCagtgatatttttgaaaaaataccaGCCGGTTGTATTAAAGCGTGCCCTCAGTTTGGTTTGGTCTGGTATTTTGTCAGGGTTGATTTCGAGTTACGTATTTCCAGCTGGAGTGCTCTGTAAACAATGTCCTTGAGATACAGAACACAGAGGCGTCTGTCAGCCTGCCCTGATTGGCAGTGTTAATTTTGGTCCCCGATAAGGTGGTTCCTCCTCTGAATAGTCACTGATTTTCCTCGTCGTTGGGTGTCTTGCGGGAGATCTGCTGAGGCTGAGAACGCCCTGTCTGCCCGTAAAGCCTCCTCCTGCCCCAAGCTGGCCTCACTGGCACCAAGTCACGTTTGCACTCAACTGGGTCAGCCGTTACGGTGAGGGTTCAATCACGTTTGCATTCAGCTGGGTCAACCGTTATGGTGACGGTTCAATGTGTTGATTTTCCACCTCCGTCACTTCTCACAGCATTCGATAAAGAAGGGCTACTTTCTTCCCAGTGTTTGTTTACTATCCCTGTGGGCTCATGGATTCTCTGTTCGGCAACGTTCTTCTATTTATAGTGGGTTATAACTGATTGTTGTTCTGATAGACGTTGCTGCTTCCGTTGTTCCAGGTTTGCTGTGGGGGTCTGTCCAGGCTGTTCCAGCATCTTTCTTTGGACCAGTCCTTGTGTTGAGTacatccttattttctttttctttctttctttttttttttttttttacatgtctgcatttctttctattgttattgtttttattatactttaagttctagggtacatgcgcacaacgtgcaggtttgttacataggtatacgtgtgccgtgttggtttgctgcatccatcaactcgtcatttacattaggtatttctcctaatgctctccctcccccctcccccccccccctgacaggccccagtgtgtgatgttccccaccctgtgtccaagtgttctcattgttcaattcccaactatgagtgagaacatgcggagtttggttttctgtccttgtgacagtttgctcagaatgatgatttccagcttcatccatgtccctgcaaaggacttcaactcatccttttttatggctgcatagtattccatggtgtatatggagcacgtccttcttttcttttctttcttgcttgcttttttcttttttttttttgagacagagtctcactctattgccaggctggagtgcagtggtgcggtcttggctcactgcaacctctgcctcctgggttcaaacgattctcctgcctcagcttcctgaatagctaggacaactggcacacgccaccacgtctggctaatttttgtatttttagtagagatggggtttcaccttgttggccaggatggtgtcaatttgttgaccttgtgatccgcccagttctgcctcccaaaatgctgggattaaaggcgtgagccacgcaCGCGACCACGTCCTTATTTTCTATGCAGCAGATGCACCTTCTCTGCTGTGCCACTGAATCCAGCCCTTTCTCTGAGAATTCTGGTTCTTTTTAGTGAGGAATGGGATTTGAAGTTAAGATGTGAGTGGGAGAAGTGCTTGTTGCTAGTGGGCCATCAGAACCTCCAGACCCTTCTACCTCCGCTACAACCCAGCCCCACGGCACTTCCTTACCCACCTCACTCCTGTGTGTCCTGTCTTGCATGGTGACCACCCCGGCTCACAGCTGCAGAGGGAGCATCACGCGTGGCTCAAACATGCCATAACACAGAGCAGGTTTGGAATGGCTCCACCCACAGGACCACAAGAAACAAACGCATTGAGACTTCCAGATCTGTTTGCAGCTTTTTTCTTTAGTCTGAGGGTATGCAGTCAAAGTGCTGTCTtcaaaaattacttaaattttgtCCCAACTCTCTTTCAGATGATGGCTAATTGTTTGAAAGACACTTGGGTTCCTTTGTTGGCATTCTATTGTAGCATTTTCCCCAATtcttgataattttattatttgaatatgtAAAATGTCATGATTCCAAAAGTTAAAACTATTCAAAATGCTATGCTCAGAGAAATGTCTTCTCTCTATTTCTTCTGTCCCGTTTTCTCCAAAAGGAAGCAGttcgtttatttttattttaacagcttTCCTGAACTATAATTCACATACCGTAAAATTCACCCGTTTAAAGTGTATTTAGCCGGTTTTAGTATTCATGGAATTGCGAaaccaccacaatcaattttagaacgtttttatcaactaaaaaaaaaaaagaatttgtaccCATTAGTAGCTATTCCCCGTTTCCCGCCCCCGACCCCGACCCGATCCCCTTAGCAGTCCTCCTCCCTGACCTTAGGCAACGGCTAATCTTTTTGTCTTTGCAGATTTGCCAATTCTGGACATTTCCTCTAAGGGAAATCATACAATACATAGCCTTGTGCACCTGACTTCTTTCACacagcatcatgttttcaaggttcatccgtgttgtagcgTGTATCAGTACTTTATGCCCTTTTATTGCCAAATCATACCCCATAGTATGGACTGACCACGTTTTATGTAGCTGTCTGTCAGTGGATGGCCATTGGCATCGTTTCctctttttggctgttatgaacaACTCTGTGATGAACATGGTGGCATGTTTTTGTGGGGACATAGGTGTCCCCTCTCTTATGTATTCCAccaggagtggaactgctgggtccTACATTCGCTCTATGGTTAGATGCTGAGGAACTGTCAGAGCATTTCCTGAAGCACCTGCACTCTTGGCTGCTTTACGCTTCCATCAGTGCATGAGGGTTCCGGGCTCTGCACATCCTCAGCAACCCCAGTCTCTATCCCTCTGCGTCCTGACCGCCATGCCAGTGGGTGTGCGGTGGTGCCTGGGTGTGGCTTGATTCCCATTTCCCTGACGGCTGATGACGCTGAGTGTCCTCACTGGCACCCGGCCCCTTCATGTGTTTTCCTGAGAGCAACGCCGCTTCACATCCTGTGTCCGCTTGGCCCAGTGGGGTAATTCCTACCCcgtggagtggagagttctgggTCTACTCTGGATGCACAGCACTTATGAGACACCTGGTCTGCGCAGACCTCTTTCCACGCTgggcttgtcttttcactctacTGATGTTTCTGGAAGtttccttttgttgtttgtgGTTTTCGGATCGTATCACAAAAGGCTTTGCCTAACCTGAGACTGCAAAGATTGACACTcgtatttttttctgagagttttagagttttactttttacatttaggtctttgatccctTTCTAGTTTATGTTTCTCCTTAGTTAGCCTGTTCTAGGCCGTCctttgttttttacaaaaatcCTTCTTGCTACaatttcagcatttttatttttgaaaaacatatgtCTTTCATCTGTACTTCCTAACTAATACAccgtttttaaaaatgtacttttttatgTTAGCAAATCTCTCTATATCTGCAGGGTcttttgttctgtattttgttgatttgtttcttacttgcttgttttttggtttgattgGTCTTGTTCAAgctctattttattaatctttctgagAAGTAAGGGGTTTTTTTGGTTAATcttttttttgataatttttttttctgtccttatattcattatttcctttcttcttgttgttttcaatttattcagtttttctattcagttttcagatttttgtattgaatattttgttttattttgaagttttcttgCTTCCtgtaaatacatttgaaattataaaatttcttttaagtaCTAATTTAACATTGTCccacaaaattttacatttttgtttttattttaatttggttcTAAATATTTTGTAACCCTCTTCTGATTTACTTTTAAACCCAAGGGATATTTAGTAATGCCATTTCCTTTCCAAAAATGtggtattttaaaacttctatccttttgttatttatttcaagatttattatacTGTTATGTTAGAACACACTTTGTTGCTTTAGagtttattgtatttctttcttgctaaatacatttttcatGATATATGATCAAATTGTATAAACATTCTATACATTTTTACAAGTATAGTCTTCAATGGATGAGAATTCTATGTAAATATAATGATTTAGAATTTGTATATTTCAAACCTTTGATGTCtgctattttatatgttttaagaaatatctaATATAATTACCAACTTACGTTTTTCTCTGTATAGTTGTgtgagtttttgctttttttttttttttttttttgaggcagagtctccctcttgtcaccaggctggagtgcagtggcacaatctcggctcactgcaacttttgcctctcaggttcaagtgattctcctgcctcatcctcccgagtagctgggactacaggcacgtgccaccacgcccaggtagtttttgcatttttagtagagacagggtttcgccatgttggtcaggctggtctcaaactcctggcctcaggggatccgcctgcctcggcctcccgaagtgctgggattacagacgtgagccactgcacccagccagtttttgcttttatttatttctgtccttatattcattatttcctttcttgttgttgttttcaatttATTCAGTTTTTGAATCATAATGGTTGCatcttgttcatttgtttcctcTTTCAAGTATATAACATCATGCTGTTCTTTGGTGATTACTTTGCTTTGGACTTTGCAGATAGCAGGGCTACTGTCTAGTTTTATATTGATTCAAATTTGCCTAGcgcttctttttctatttattttaaactttttagtgTCCTTTACTTTCAAATATGCTTCCTTGGAAAactgttgattctttttttataaatccAAGCTTCATACTGGTGTTTTAGCTCATTAAGTTGATCGTGTCTGTGGTTGCAGCAGGactttatttctgcctccttTGTTCATAATTGGCTTTtacattcctttccttttccccaagTTTCTTCTATAGATTTTAATAGTGGTTACCTTTAGTTTAAGATCCACATTGATACATATCTAATCCTATTTATTTCCTGAGCAGATTAATATTAAATCTTTGGATTCCCATGTTGATTCTGTTTAGATATTTACTTTTGTGTTGTTGTAAATGTACTTCATCCTCTCTCCTCACTTCGGtcctggctttttgtttgtttttttttttgagatggagtctcgctctgtcgcccaggctggagtgagcggcgtgatcttggctcactgcaagctccgcctcccgggttcacgccattctcctgcctcagcctcccgagtagctgggactacaggcgctctccaccatgcctggctaatttttgtatttttagtagagatggggtttcaccatgttagccaggatggtctccatctcctgacctcgtgatccgcctgcctcggcctcccaaagtgctgggattacaggtgtgagccaccgcgcccggccggtcctGGCTTTTTTAGATAACAATAGACTTTATTAAAATCTATTTGATCTAAAGCTTTTTATACCCATAGTTCCTATCAACATCCTCCTGGATTTATTTATCTTCTAATTTCCTTGAAGAACGTTTTCAAAGTGGGTCTTGGAAAAGTGGATCTTCTGAGGCCTTTGATACTGGAAGATAATTTGATGTGTGCTCATACTTCAGTGACAGTTGAGCTGGCTATAAAATTCTAcgtcaaattctttttttaatgttttattttatttatttatttatttctcagatggagtcttgctctgtcccccaggctggagtgcagtggcatgatctcggctcggctcgctgcaacctccaactccctggttcaaaggattctcctgcctcagcctccctggtagctggaattacaggcatgcgctgccacacccagctaatttttgtgtttttagtagagacggtgtttcaccatgttggcctggatggtctccatctcctgacctcatgatccacctgcctcggcctcccagagtgctgggattacaggtgtgagccactgcacctgtcttctgtgtcaaaTTCTTTTCCTTgaggtctttaaaaatattactccaGTGTCTTCTGGCACCCAGTGTGGCTGCTGGAAACTCTGAAACCAAACTTACTCTTTCGTTGGTGATCTGCTCTTCATAGAAacttttggaattttctttgaTATTCTTGAGTTTCACTATCAATTACGGGTAAGTTTCCCATCCATCCTATTTGACACTCTCTAAGCCCTTTCAGTTTGAGAGCTTTcatctttgtttaattttttctcattttaccttcaagtattttttcctccatttttatttgtctctttgttCCTGGAACTCCATTATCTGTACATTGCCACTTCTTTAATTACCTTAATCACCTTTAACCGTTCTTTCATAGGTTCTCTCTTTTCCTGTTGCCTTCTGGGCGAGTTGCCTCTAGCCCGCTCACCTGGCTTTGGCCGCAGTTGGCCTCATCATGTTccttatttcaattatttcattGGATGCTAGACATTCCTTCTTCCCTGTTTTATGTCTCTGGTATCTGCCCTTATCtctttgaatatgttttatttttatgaattcttGGTGCatctgttttaaaactttaaacaggagaggccgaggcgggtggatcacctgaggtcgggagttcgaaaccagcctggccaacgtggtgaaactctgtctctattaaaaatacaaagattagccgggtgtggtggtgcgggcctgtagtcccagctactcaggaagctgaggcaggagaattgcttgaacccaggaggcggaggttgcagtgagccgagattgcgccaccacactccagtctgggagacagagagagattcatctcaaaaaataaaaataaaataaaataaacaaataaaattttaaacagtatCCTCAGCtcaacttgtttctttttcagggGTTGCAGTCCTCAGGTGTTAGCTCTTTGGAGTGGGTGTGATCCCCCTGGGGTCTAAGACACCGGTCAGAGGAGGCCCAGGTCAGGTCTTCCCCAGAACTGGGGCCAGGAAGGGGAAGAGTCTGGGCCAACCACTCCATTGGCTCCAGCCCTACCGCCAGCATCTGGGGGCAGGGAGTTGCAGTCAagctcttaaaaaacaaaagccgAAAGTGCAGCGAGGTGAGGTATCCCCTGAGGACAGGATGCTGAGACCTGTCTGCTgtgcaggggaggggaaggagggcgGGGCCATCTCCCACCCAGCCCTGAGCCTCCCTGATGATGCTCCCACCCACCCAGCTCCAGATGGTGCTCCCACTCACAAGATTGCTGCTTTTCCCATAGACTGGAAGCAACTCCAGGCCTTGTCTCCAGCTGTCCCTGAATTCTCCTTGTCTCCTTTCTTCCTAACTTCCTCAGTCCAAGGCTTGGAGGCCGCAGTCTGCAAATCAGGACCCATGTCCCTCTCCACACCTTCCCATTTGTGTAGTTCTGTTTGGAGTCTGGATTCAGCAAATCTCTGTCCTCCTGGACCAGGTTTTGGTGCCCTGGGGCTGCTGTGGAACCTGCCCCAGGTGTTTCCCGGTCATTACAGATCCCAAGACCCTCCTAGGTCCCAGATCCCTGGATCTGGAGGAGCGGGGCCCCTTCTGCCAGGCTTCCTCCCTGGGTCACGAACTCGCATCTGCCCGGACTCTcactgctgtctctctctctctctctctctcgctccttCTCACTGTCCACTAGATTTTATGGAGGAATCCTGAGAGACGTCCCAGGCTGCCTACCATGACATTGACCATGCCCACCAGCATTGAGGCTCTGCACCATCTCCCCGTCCTGTCCGAAGCCCCTTCCACCCGGTACCGTCACCCCCTTACACTCAGGGGTACTGGTCCGTCTACGCCATGCTGAGAGCTGCTGCCATGAAAAGACCCCTGATCTCACCCCCTCCAGCAGCTACCTCTTCTCCGCTTTCTAGAGAAACCACCTAGGAGGACTTTGTACACACACCCGCCCCACCTCCTCTTTCCTGTTGTCTCTAAGGCCCGAGGCCCACCACAGTGCCCTCTGCCCCCCACAGTCACCCCTGCCAGGGCGCCGGCGGCCACATCCCTCCAGTGCCCTGCAGCAGCGTTTGCTCCACCAACCCCTCCTCCAGAAGGGCTTTTTTGGGAGGGATCCTGGAGCCCGATCCTGGTCCCCCTCCCATCATCCTAACCTCCTCCTGTCTTTCTtctccagctatttttttctgagaggatCTTCCCAGGCAAAGTCACCTGTAAATCACATCCATACCCCAGAAGCTcccaaaatctcatcttcagCCCAGACCTGAATACTGGGTCAGCTGACATCTTACCTGGGCATCCACACCAGGACTTTGCTTTCCCGGACAAGGTGCTCTTCCTCCTGTTACCTCCATCTCGGTACCAGGGGCTGCTCTCCTTCCAGTTGTTGAAGTCAAACCTCTTGGGATTTTTCttgattcctctttctcttcaaaCCCCCGTCCAATCCCAGGGCCAATCCTGTTGACCTATCCTGTTCATAATAAAGCCCTGTGCCCTCCACTCCTCCTCTGGTGGTTTGATGAACGTTCTTGTACCCATCACTAATTTGATCCCAGCGTCTCCACTGGAGACAGGAGATGCCTCTGCACACACTGACGCACACTGAGTGTCACAGCAATTCCACTGGTGGGAGACAGACATCCCCAAGCATTTGAACAATCGCTTTTCTTTGTTGAAGTTTTCTTCCACCCCATTCACTGTCTCCTCTGACCACACA from the Papio anubis isolate 15944 chromosome 8, Panubis1.0, whole genome shotgun sequence genome contains:
- the LOC116276321 gene encoding spidroin-1-like, encoding MVAQAVGLDRYRSDYGGTGDVGLGRYWSDYGGMGGVGLDRYRSDYGGTAGVGLNRYRSDYGGVGGGVGQVPVRLHTVAQAVGLDRYWSDYGGTGGVGLDRYRSDYGGTGGVGLDRYRSDYGGMGGVGLDRYQSDYGGTGGVGLDRYRSDAQAPHTPAVALAVRTGCTHATRGAQAGVLVLGQPTGSPDPGPPHTAAQEGRAESQVSPRISQELPLSVSHGTGMTGRGTAGSCHLWGQNMPRLQGLHCGVFESQTACPVLHTWLCSVQNPAHVILCDMPTAWLPGQEACPGGVAAGGGWGGHP